A window from Plodia interpunctella isolate USDA-ARS_2022_Savannah chromosome 2, ilPloInte3.2, whole genome shotgun sequence encodes these proteins:
- the gpp gene encoding histone-lysine N-methyltransferase, H3 lysine-79 specific isoform X2 → MALDLRLHSPAGAEPVVYTWPLTSGHGSDKHDGALEIVETIRWVCDDLPEMKAALENNILCDYDTHSYESMRALCDRFNRAIDSVVALEKGTSLPAQRLNKYPSRGLLKHILQQTYNQAVADPDKLNQYEPFSPEVYGETSYELVCQMIDQIDITSEDVFVDLGSGVGQVVLQMAAATPCRVCLGVEKAEVPSKYAENMDIHFRTWMKWYGKKYGEYKLIKGDFLLDEHREKINAATIVFVNNFAFGPHVDHQLKERFADLKDGAKIVSSKSFCPLNFRITDRNLSDIGTIMHVSEMSPLKGSVSWTGKPVSYYLHIIDRTKLERYFQRLKNPKLKGVHNGIEEGESSGKRHLSAPPTRQPTPDLLNGNSNHSTGSLPERRKKVVRSRPVRGDNGRTRARAAVAKRRVARRSSDDSDEESSGTDDAPPAPEPAPREWGAPWASSSDSNRSRRSGSKRSASAGGARRRAARAKRRRQAPASIAGLDLLHSTTLASTLHNGAVTAPPPGCVEQRLSALGLGLQPSERLHSELDIPRSPHTPYSLQLLLDLFRDQYLAAIHRMNSPQYANDVREQIDKEKERNQKLKSRASQLDKQISVLISDSVALLKARMSELGIHANNTVDLLAKAKEIVGRHKELQSKASKLQAQVNNIEAEQAMLVKQRTFEITEKYRQLGHIPPDVEITQTIAHDCILKEISATLAHRKRLHTQVGLLQNEIVQMERASEQHQKVIPPSVPVATVKPHTVNSKPRKSREHRSRSQEWPDVPDVGKIEEQNPEILAQKILETGRQIEAGKISKPNVIVNGYLRDSDRHPDHRADHRSHLAPPVHRTQPQPARAPLQHKHSPVKQKPLSIIGKVQESPKVINFEDRLKSIITSVLNEDQEQRKAGRGPTPTPYNNGYVRGAGPFPRGPVQLAGAGPAGPPAGYARPAVRRERYPYERRDAPRPQPPHHHLHHVHNSQPDYTQVSPAKLALRRHLSAERLAAPARTIGDLVNGEIERTLEISNQSIINACVNMSARYQDPPDHRSPHQPLEGLAACLQARVLASEYWRGRNGECEDLRRRSPPPDPHSNTSTPLADELPDPRVPESEGGEEVDESKWQDRIAFRFDQIISFASTAVEDKRRRSDEACNTSPDSGIGSAGAGVGASAGGGAAAAGAGTGAGARGAGSPLPAHHFKKRFFRRERWGVGAWSAAPPPAPVDWERPAM, encoded by the exons GTGGGTGTGCGACGACTTGCCGGAGATGAAGGCTGCGCTGGAAAACAACATCCTGTGCGACTACGACACCCACTCATACGAGAGCATGCGGGCGCTCTGCGACCGCTTCAACCGCGCCATAGACTCCGTTGTTGCATTG gagAAGGGGACATCATTGCCAGCTCAACGCCTAAACAAATATCCTTCGAGAGGGTTACTGAAGCACATCCttcaacaaacatacaatcaAGCAGTTGCTGACCCTGACAAATTGAACCAGTATGAACCATTTTCGCCTGAG GTATATGGTGAGACTTCATACGAATTAGTCTGTCAAATGATAGATCAAATCGACATAACATCTGAAGATGTATTTGTGGACTTGGGCTCAGGCGTGGGTCAAGTGGTGCTACAGATGGCCGCCGCGACGCCCTGTCGGGTTTGTCTTGGTGTCGAAAAAGCTGAAGTTCCTAGTAAATATGCTGAG aataTGGATATCCATTTCAGAACTTGGATGAAATGGTATGGAAAAAAGTATGGagagtataaattaataaaaggcGATTTTCTACTAGATGAGCACAGAGAAAAAATTAATGCAGCAACTATTGTCTTTGTAAATAACTTCGCCTTTGGCCCTCATGTAGACCATCAATTGAAAGAAAGGTTCGCCGACTTGAAGGATGGCGCGAAAATAGTATCATCGAAAAGTTTTTGTCCCCTGAACTTCAGAATAACGGACAGAAACCTAAGCGACATCGGGACCATTATGCACGTCAGTGAAATGTCACCGCTGAAAGGATCCGTTTCATGGACAGGAAAACCAGTCTCatactatttacatattatagataGGACCAAATTGGAGAGATACTTTCAAAGACTGAAAAATCCGAAACTCAAG GGTGTACATAATGGTATAGAAGAGGGCGAGAGTAGTGGCAAGCGGCACCTGAGCGCGCCGCCGACACGGCAGCCCACGCCCGACCTGCTCAACGGGAACAGCAACCACAGCACCGGCTCCCTGCCCGAGCGGAGGAAGAAGGTCGTCAGATCCAGACCTGTCAG AGGTGACAACGGCAGAACACGGGCACGTGCGGCGGTGGCGAAGCGGCGCGTGGCGCGGCGCTCCAGCGACGACAGCGACGAGGAGTCCAGCGGCACCGACGACGCGCCGCCAGCGCCCGAGCCCGCGCCGCGCGAGTGGGGCGCACCCTGGGCATCCTCTTCCGACTCCA ACCGGTCGCGTCGCTCGGGCAGCAAGCGCAGCGCCAGCGCGGGCGGAGCGCGACGACGCGCAGCGCGCGCCAAGCGGCGGCGCCAGGCGCCCGCCTCCATCGCCGGCCTCGACCTGCTGCATTCCACCACACTCGCCTCCACGCTGCACAACGGCGCG GTGACTGCGCCCCCGCCAGGCTGCGTGGAGCAGCGGCTGTCGGCGCTGGGGCTGGGGCTGCAGCCCAGTGAGCGCTTGCACTCGGAGCTGGACATCCCGCGCTCGCCGCACACGCCCTACAGCCTGCAGCTGCTGCTGGACCTGTTCCGCGACCAGTACCTCGCCGCCATACACCGCATGAACTCGCCGCAGTATGCTAATGACGTTCGCGAACAGATCGATAAAGAGAAG GAGAGAAATCAGAAACTGAAATCACGTGCTTCACAATTAGATAAACAGATCAGTGTGCTCATCAGCGACAGCGTTGCGTTGCTCAAGGCGCGCATGAGCGAACTCGGCATACACGCCAATAATACAGTGGACCTGCTTGCAAAGGCCAAGGAAATAGTTGGCAGACATAAGGAGCTCCAAAGCAAAGCGAGTAAACTGCAGGCGCAAGTGAACAACATTGAAGCCGAACAAGCCATGCTCGTGAAACAAAGAACCTTTGaaataacagaaaaatatcGCCAGTTGGGCCATATACCGCCTGACGTCGAAATCACACAAACGATCGCTCACGATTGCATACTAAAAGAAATATCGGCGACATTGGCGCACCGTAAACGTTTACACACGCAGGTCGGCCTTCTTCAAAATGAAATAGTGCAGATGGAGAGAGCGAGCGAACAGCATCAAAAGGTGATACCTCCGAGCGTACCAGTCGCCACGGTGAAACCTCACACGGTCAATTCTAAACCTAGGAAATCTAGAGAGCACAGGTCGCGGTCGCAGGAGTGGCCGGATGTGCCCGATGTCGGCAAGATCGAGGAGCAGAATCCGGAGATATTGGCACAGAAGATACTCGAGACTGGGAGACAGATTGAAGCGGGCAAAATCTCCAAGCCGAATGTCATCGTGAACGGGTACTTGCGCGACAGCGACCGACACCCGGACCATAGAG CCGATCACCGGTCGCACCTGGCGCCGCCAGTGCACCGCACGCAGCCGCAGCCGGCGCGCGCACCGCTACAGCATAAACACTCGCCCGTCAAACAGAAGCCGCTCAGCATCATCGGCAAGGTGCAGGAATCGCccaag GTGATAAACTTCGAGGACCGGCTGAAGAGCATCATCACGTCGGTGTTGAATGAAGACCAGGAGCAGCGGAAGGCGGGGCGCGGGCCGACGCCGACGCCGTACAACAACGGGTACGTGCGGGGCGCGGGCCCGTTCCCGCGGGGCCCCGTGCAGCTGGCGGGCGCGGGCCCGGCGGGGCCCCCGGCGGGATACGCGCGCCCCGCCGTCCGCCGCGAGCGCTACCCCTACGAGCGTCGCGACGCTCCGCGCCCGCAACCGCCGCACCATCATCTACACCATGTGCATAACTCGCAGCCGGACTACACTCAG GTGTCTCCTGCGAAGTTAGCGTTGCGTCGTCACTTGTCCGCGGAGCGGCTGGCGGCGCCGGCGCGCACCATCGGCGACCTCGTGAACGGAGAGATCGAGCGGACGTTGGAAATCTCCAACCAGAGCATCATCAACGCTTGCGTCAACATGAGCGCCCGCTATCAGGACCCGCCCGACCATCGCTCGCCGCATCAACCGCTCGAAG GTCTAGCGGCGTGCTTGCAAGCGCGCGTGCTGGCGTCGGAGTACTGGCGGGGGCGCAACGGGGAGTGCGAGGACCTGCGCCGCCGCTCCCCGCCCCCCGACCCCCACTCCAACACCTCCACCCCGCTCGCCGACGAGCTGCCCGACCCAAGGGTGCCAG AGAGCGAAGGTGGCGAAGAGGTCGACGAGAGCAAATGGCAGGATCGGATCGCGTTCCGGTTCGATCAGATCATATCTTTCGCGTCTACCGCCGTCGAGGACAAGAGGCGGCGCTCCGACGAAGCTTGCAACACCTCGCCCGACTCGGGGATTGGCAGCGCTGGCGCGGGTGTGGGGGCTAGCGCGGGCGgcggggcggcggcggcgggggcgGGGACGGGCGCGGGCGCGCGGGGCGCGGGGTCGCCGCTGCCGGCGCACCACTTCAAGAAGCGCTTCTTCCGGCGCGAGCGTTGGGGCGTCGGCGCATGgagcgccgcgccgccgcccgcgcccgtGGACTGGGAGCGGCCGGCGATGTGA
- the gpp gene encoding histone-lysine N-methyltransferase, H3 lysine-79 specific isoform X1: MALDLRLHSPAGAEPVVYTWPLTSGHGSDKHDGALEIVETIRWVCDDLPEMKAALENNILCDYDTHSYESMRALCDRFNRAIDSVVALEKGTSLPAQRLNKYPSRGLLKHILQQTYNQAVADPDKLNQYEPFSPEVYGETSYELVCQMIDQIDITSEDVFVDLGSGVGQVVLQMAAATPCRVCLGVEKAEVPSKYAENMDIHFRTWMKWYGKKYGEYKLIKGDFLLDEHREKINAATIVFVNNFAFGPHVDHQLKERFADLKDGAKIVSSKSFCPLNFRITDRNLSDIGTIMHVSEMSPLKGSVSWTGKPVSYYLHIIDRTKLERYFQRLKNPKLKVSKRGVHNGIEEGESSGKRHLSAPPTRQPTPDLLNGNSNHSTGSLPERRKKVVRSRPVRGDNGRTRARAAVAKRRVARRSSDDSDEESSGTDDAPPAPEPAPREWGAPWASSSDSNRSRRSGSKRSASAGGARRRAARAKRRRQAPASIAGLDLLHSTTLASTLHNGAVTAPPPGCVEQRLSALGLGLQPSERLHSELDIPRSPHTPYSLQLLLDLFRDQYLAAIHRMNSPQYANDVREQIDKEKERNQKLKSRASQLDKQISVLISDSVALLKARMSELGIHANNTVDLLAKAKEIVGRHKELQSKASKLQAQVNNIEAEQAMLVKQRTFEITEKYRQLGHIPPDVEITQTIAHDCILKEISATLAHRKRLHTQVGLLQNEIVQMERASEQHQKVIPPSVPVATVKPHTVNSKPRKSREHRSRSQEWPDVPDVGKIEEQNPEILAQKILETGRQIEAGKISKPNVIVNGYLRDSDRHPDHRADHRSHLAPPVHRTQPQPARAPLQHKHSPVKQKPLSIIGKVQESPKVINFEDRLKSIITSVLNEDQEQRKAGRGPTPTPYNNGYVRGAGPFPRGPVQLAGAGPAGPPAGYARPAVRRERYPYERRDAPRPQPPHHHLHHVHNSQPDYTQVSPAKLALRRHLSAERLAAPARTIGDLVNGEIERTLEISNQSIINACVNMSARYQDPPDHRSPHQPLEGLAACLQARVLASEYWRGRNGECEDLRRRSPPPDPHSNTSTPLADELPDPRVPESEGGEEVDESKWQDRIAFRFDQIISFASTAVEDKRRRSDEACNTSPDSGIGSAGAGVGASAGGGAAAAGAGTGAGARGAGSPLPAHHFKKRFFRRERWGVGAWSAAPPPAPVDWERPAM, encoded by the exons GTGGGTGTGCGACGACTTGCCGGAGATGAAGGCTGCGCTGGAAAACAACATCCTGTGCGACTACGACACCCACTCATACGAGAGCATGCGGGCGCTCTGCGACCGCTTCAACCGCGCCATAGACTCCGTTGTTGCATTG gagAAGGGGACATCATTGCCAGCTCAACGCCTAAACAAATATCCTTCGAGAGGGTTACTGAAGCACATCCttcaacaaacatacaatcaAGCAGTTGCTGACCCTGACAAATTGAACCAGTATGAACCATTTTCGCCTGAG GTATATGGTGAGACTTCATACGAATTAGTCTGTCAAATGATAGATCAAATCGACATAACATCTGAAGATGTATTTGTGGACTTGGGCTCAGGCGTGGGTCAAGTGGTGCTACAGATGGCCGCCGCGACGCCCTGTCGGGTTTGTCTTGGTGTCGAAAAAGCTGAAGTTCCTAGTAAATATGCTGAG aataTGGATATCCATTTCAGAACTTGGATGAAATGGTATGGAAAAAAGTATGGagagtataaattaataaaaggcGATTTTCTACTAGATGAGCACAGAGAAAAAATTAATGCAGCAACTATTGTCTTTGTAAATAACTTCGCCTTTGGCCCTCATGTAGACCATCAATTGAAAGAAAGGTTCGCCGACTTGAAGGATGGCGCGAAAATAGTATCATCGAAAAGTTTTTGTCCCCTGAACTTCAGAATAACGGACAGAAACCTAAGCGACATCGGGACCATTATGCACGTCAGTGAAATGTCACCGCTGAAAGGATCCGTTTCATGGACAGGAAAACCAGTCTCatactatttacatattatagataGGACCAAATTGGAGAGATACTTTCAAAGACTGAAAAATCCGAAACTCAAGGTCAGCAAAAGG GGTGTACATAATGGTATAGAAGAGGGCGAGAGTAGTGGCAAGCGGCACCTGAGCGCGCCGCCGACACGGCAGCCCACGCCCGACCTGCTCAACGGGAACAGCAACCACAGCACCGGCTCCCTGCCCGAGCGGAGGAAGAAGGTCGTCAGATCCAGACCTGTCAG AGGTGACAACGGCAGAACACGGGCACGTGCGGCGGTGGCGAAGCGGCGCGTGGCGCGGCGCTCCAGCGACGACAGCGACGAGGAGTCCAGCGGCACCGACGACGCGCCGCCAGCGCCCGAGCCCGCGCCGCGCGAGTGGGGCGCACCCTGGGCATCCTCTTCCGACTCCA ACCGGTCGCGTCGCTCGGGCAGCAAGCGCAGCGCCAGCGCGGGCGGAGCGCGACGACGCGCAGCGCGCGCCAAGCGGCGGCGCCAGGCGCCCGCCTCCATCGCCGGCCTCGACCTGCTGCATTCCACCACACTCGCCTCCACGCTGCACAACGGCGCG GTGACTGCGCCCCCGCCAGGCTGCGTGGAGCAGCGGCTGTCGGCGCTGGGGCTGGGGCTGCAGCCCAGTGAGCGCTTGCACTCGGAGCTGGACATCCCGCGCTCGCCGCACACGCCCTACAGCCTGCAGCTGCTGCTGGACCTGTTCCGCGACCAGTACCTCGCCGCCATACACCGCATGAACTCGCCGCAGTATGCTAATGACGTTCGCGAACAGATCGATAAAGAGAAG GAGAGAAATCAGAAACTGAAATCACGTGCTTCACAATTAGATAAACAGATCAGTGTGCTCATCAGCGACAGCGTTGCGTTGCTCAAGGCGCGCATGAGCGAACTCGGCATACACGCCAATAATACAGTGGACCTGCTTGCAAAGGCCAAGGAAATAGTTGGCAGACATAAGGAGCTCCAAAGCAAAGCGAGTAAACTGCAGGCGCAAGTGAACAACATTGAAGCCGAACAAGCCATGCTCGTGAAACAAAGAACCTTTGaaataacagaaaaatatcGCCAGTTGGGCCATATACCGCCTGACGTCGAAATCACACAAACGATCGCTCACGATTGCATACTAAAAGAAATATCGGCGACATTGGCGCACCGTAAACGTTTACACACGCAGGTCGGCCTTCTTCAAAATGAAATAGTGCAGATGGAGAGAGCGAGCGAACAGCATCAAAAGGTGATACCTCCGAGCGTACCAGTCGCCACGGTGAAACCTCACACGGTCAATTCTAAACCTAGGAAATCTAGAGAGCACAGGTCGCGGTCGCAGGAGTGGCCGGATGTGCCCGATGTCGGCAAGATCGAGGAGCAGAATCCGGAGATATTGGCACAGAAGATACTCGAGACTGGGAGACAGATTGAAGCGGGCAAAATCTCCAAGCCGAATGTCATCGTGAACGGGTACTTGCGCGACAGCGACCGACACCCGGACCATAGAG CCGATCACCGGTCGCACCTGGCGCCGCCAGTGCACCGCACGCAGCCGCAGCCGGCGCGCGCACCGCTACAGCATAAACACTCGCCCGTCAAACAGAAGCCGCTCAGCATCATCGGCAAGGTGCAGGAATCGCccaag GTGATAAACTTCGAGGACCGGCTGAAGAGCATCATCACGTCGGTGTTGAATGAAGACCAGGAGCAGCGGAAGGCGGGGCGCGGGCCGACGCCGACGCCGTACAACAACGGGTACGTGCGGGGCGCGGGCCCGTTCCCGCGGGGCCCCGTGCAGCTGGCGGGCGCGGGCCCGGCGGGGCCCCCGGCGGGATACGCGCGCCCCGCCGTCCGCCGCGAGCGCTACCCCTACGAGCGTCGCGACGCTCCGCGCCCGCAACCGCCGCACCATCATCTACACCATGTGCATAACTCGCAGCCGGACTACACTCAG GTGTCTCCTGCGAAGTTAGCGTTGCGTCGTCACTTGTCCGCGGAGCGGCTGGCGGCGCCGGCGCGCACCATCGGCGACCTCGTGAACGGAGAGATCGAGCGGACGTTGGAAATCTCCAACCAGAGCATCATCAACGCTTGCGTCAACATGAGCGCCCGCTATCAGGACCCGCCCGACCATCGCTCGCCGCATCAACCGCTCGAAG GTCTAGCGGCGTGCTTGCAAGCGCGCGTGCTGGCGTCGGAGTACTGGCGGGGGCGCAACGGGGAGTGCGAGGACCTGCGCCGCCGCTCCCCGCCCCCCGACCCCCACTCCAACACCTCCACCCCGCTCGCCGACGAGCTGCCCGACCCAAGGGTGCCAG AGAGCGAAGGTGGCGAAGAGGTCGACGAGAGCAAATGGCAGGATCGGATCGCGTTCCGGTTCGATCAGATCATATCTTTCGCGTCTACCGCCGTCGAGGACAAGAGGCGGCGCTCCGACGAAGCTTGCAACACCTCGCCCGACTCGGGGATTGGCAGCGCTGGCGCGGGTGTGGGGGCTAGCGCGGGCGgcggggcggcggcggcgggggcgGGGACGGGCGCGGGCGCGCGGGGCGCGGGGTCGCCGCTGCCGGCGCACCACTTCAAGAAGCGCTTCTTCCGGCGCGAGCGTTGGGGCGTCGGCGCATGgagcgccgcgccgccgcccgcgcccgtGGACTGGGAGCGGCCGGCGATGTGA
- the gpp gene encoding histone-lysine N-methyltransferase, H3 lysine-79 specific isoform X3, which produces MIDQIDITSEDVFVDLGSGVGQVVLQMAAATPCRVCLGVEKAEVPSKYAENMDIHFRTWMKWYGKKYGEYKLIKGDFLLDEHREKINAATIVFVNNFAFGPHVDHQLKERFADLKDGAKIVSSKSFCPLNFRITDRNLSDIGTIMHVSEMSPLKGSVSWTGKPVSYYLHIIDRTKLERYFQRLKNPKLKVSKRGVHNGIEEGESSGKRHLSAPPTRQPTPDLLNGNSNHSTGSLPERRKKVVRSRPVRGDNGRTRARAAVAKRRVARRSSDDSDEESSGTDDAPPAPEPAPREWGAPWASSSDSNRSRRSGSKRSASAGGARRRAARAKRRRQAPASIAGLDLLHSTTLASTLHNGAVTAPPPGCVEQRLSALGLGLQPSERLHSELDIPRSPHTPYSLQLLLDLFRDQYLAAIHRMNSPQYANDVREQIDKEKERNQKLKSRASQLDKQISVLISDSVALLKARMSELGIHANNTVDLLAKAKEIVGRHKELQSKASKLQAQVNNIEAEQAMLVKQRTFEITEKYRQLGHIPPDVEITQTIAHDCILKEISATLAHRKRLHTQVGLLQNEIVQMERASEQHQKVIPPSVPVATVKPHTVNSKPRKSREHRSRSQEWPDVPDVGKIEEQNPEILAQKILETGRQIEAGKISKPNVIVNGYLRDSDRHPDHRADHRSHLAPPVHRTQPQPARAPLQHKHSPVKQKPLSIIGKVQESPKVINFEDRLKSIITSVLNEDQEQRKAGRGPTPTPYNNGYVRGAGPFPRGPVQLAGAGPAGPPAGYARPAVRRERYPYERRDAPRPQPPHHHLHHVHNSQPDYTQVSPAKLALRRHLSAERLAAPARTIGDLVNGEIERTLEISNQSIINACVNMSARYQDPPDHRSPHQPLEGLAACLQARVLASEYWRGRNGECEDLRRRSPPPDPHSNTSTPLADELPDPRVPESEGGEEVDESKWQDRIAFRFDQIISFASTAVEDKRRRSDEACNTSPDSGIGSAGAGVGASAGGGAAAAGAGTGAGARGAGSPLPAHHFKKRFFRRERWGVGAWSAAPPPAPVDWERPAM; this is translated from the exons ATGATAGATCAAATCGACATAACATCTGAAGATGTATTTGTGGACTTGGGCTCAGGCGTGGGTCAAGTGGTGCTACAGATGGCCGCCGCGACGCCCTGTCGGGTTTGTCTTGGTGTCGAAAAAGCTGAAGTTCCTAGTAAATATGCTGAG aataTGGATATCCATTTCAGAACTTGGATGAAATGGTATGGAAAAAAGTATGGagagtataaattaataaaaggcGATTTTCTACTAGATGAGCACAGAGAAAAAATTAATGCAGCAACTATTGTCTTTGTAAATAACTTCGCCTTTGGCCCTCATGTAGACCATCAATTGAAAGAAAGGTTCGCCGACTTGAAGGATGGCGCGAAAATAGTATCATCGAAAAGTTTTTGTCCCCTGAACTTCAGAATAACGGACAGAAACCTAAGCGACATCGGGACCATTATGCACGTCAGTGAAATGTCACCGCTGAAAGGATCCGTTTCATGGACAGGAAAACCAGTCTCatactatttacatattatagataGGACCAAATTGGAGAGATACTTTCAAAGACTGAAAAATCCGAAACTCAAGGTCAGCAAAAGG GGTGTACATAATGGTATAGAAGAGGGCGAGAGTAGTGGCAAGCGGCACCTGAGCGCGCCGCCGACACGGCAGCCCACGCCCGACCTGCTCAACGGGAACAGCAACCACAGCACCGGCTCCCTGCCCGAGCGGAGGAAGAAGGTCGTCAGATCCAGACCTGTCAG AGGTGACAACGGCAGAACACGGGCACGTGCGGCGGTGGCGAAGCGGCGCGTGGCGCGGCGCTCCAGCGACGACAGCGACGAGGAGTCCAGCGGCACCGACGACGCGCCGCCAGCGCCCGAGCCCGCGCCGCGCGAGTGGGGCGCACCCTGGGCATCCTCTTCCGACTCCA ACCGGTCGCGTCGCTCGGGCAGCAAGCGCAGCGCCAGCGCGGGCGGAGCGCGACGACGCGCAGCGCGCGCCAAGCGGCGGCGCCAGGCGCCCGCCTCCATCGCCGGCCTCGACCTGCTGCATTCCACCACACTCGCCTCCACGCTGCACAACGGCGCG GTGACTGCGCCCCCGCCAGGCTGCGTGGAGCAGCGGCTGTCGGCGCTGGGGCTGGGGCTGCAGCCCAGTGAGCGCTTGCACTCGGAGCTGGACATCCCGCGCTCGCCGCACACGCCCTACAGCCTGCAGCTGCTGCTGGACCTGTTCCGCGACCAGTACCTCGCCGCCATACACCGCATGAACTCGCCGCAGTATGCTAATGACGTTCGCGAACAGATCGATAAAGAGAAG GAGAGAAATCAGAAACTGAAATCACGTGCTTCACAATTAGATAAACAGATCAGTGTGCTCATCAGCGACAGCGTTGCGTTGCTCAAGGCGCGCATGAGCGAACTCGGCATACACGCCAATAATACAGTGGACCTGCTTGCAAAGGCCAAGGAAATAGTTGGCAGACATAAGGAGCTCCAAAGCAAAGCGAGTAAACTGCAGGCGCAAGTGAACAACATTGAAGCCGAACAAGCCATGCTCGTGAAACAAAGAACCTTTGaaataacagaaaaatatcGCCAGTTGGGCCATATACCGCCTGACGTCGAAATCACACAAACGATCGCTCACGATTGCATACTAAAAGAAATATCGGCGACATTGGCGCACCGTAAACGTTTACACACGCAGGTCGGCCTTCTTCAAAATGAAATAGTGCAGATGGAGAGAGCGAGCGAACAGCATCAAAAGGTGATACCTCCGAGCGTACCAGTCGCCACGGTGAAACCTCACACGGTCAATTCTAAACCTAGGAAATCTAGAGAGCACAGGTCGCGGTCGCAGGAGTGGCCGGATGTGCCCGATGTCGGCAAGATCGAGGAGCAGAATCCGGAGATATTGGCACAGAAGATACTCGAGACTGGGAGACAGATTGAAGCGGGCAAAATCTCCAAGCCGAATGTCATCGTGAACGGGTACTTGCGCGACAGCGACCGACACCCGGACCATAGAG CCGATCACCGGTCGCACCTGGCGCCGCCAGTGCACCGCACGCAGCCGCAGCCGGCGCGCGCACCGCTACAGCATAAACACTCGCCCGTCAAACAGAAGCCGCTCAGCATCATCGGCAAGGTGCAGGAATCGCccaag GTGATAAACTTCGAGGACCGGCTGAAGAGCATCATCACGTCGGTGTTGAATGAAGACCAGGAGCAGCGGAAGGCGGGGCGCGGGCCGACGCCGACGCCGTACAACAACGGGTACGTGCGGGGCGCGGGCCCGTTCCCGCGGGGCCCCGTGCAGCTGGCGGGCGCGGGCCCGGCGGGGCCCCCGGCGGGATACGCGCGCCCCGCCGTCCGCCGCGAGCGCTACCCCTACGAGCGTCGCGACGCTCCGCGCCCGCAACCGCCGCACCATCATCTACACCATGTGCATAACTCGCAGCCGGACTACACTCAG GTGTCTCCTGCGAAGTTAGCGTTGCGTCGTCACTTGTCCGCGGAGCGGCTGGCGGCGCCGGCGCGCACCATCGGCGACCTCGTGAACGGAGAGATCGAGCGGACGTTGGAAATCTCCAACCAGAGCATCATCAACGCTTGCGTCAACATGAGCGCCCGCTATCAGGACCCGCCCGACCATCGCTCGCCGCATCAACCGCTCGAAG GTCTAGCGGCGTGCTTGCAAGCGCGCGTGCTGGCGTCGGAGTACTGGCGGGGGCGCAACGGGGAGTGCGAGGACCTGCGCCGCCGCTCCCCGCCCCCCGACCCCCACTCCAACACCTCCACCCCGCTCGCCGACGAGCTGCCCGACCCAAGGGTGCCAG AGAGCGAAGGTGGCGAAGAGGTCGACGAGAGCAAATGGCAGGATCGGATCGCGTTCCGGTTCGATCAGATCATATCTTTCGCGTCTACCGCCGTCGAGGACAAGAGGCGGCGCTCCGACGAAGCTTGCAACACCTCGCCCGACTCGGGGATTGGCAGCGCTGGCGCGGGTGTGGGGGCTAGCGCGGGCGgcggggcggcggcggcgggggcgGGGACGGGCGCGGGCGCGCGGGGCGCGGGGTCGCCGCTGCCGGCGCACCACTTCAAGAAGCGCTTCTTCCGGCGCGAGCGTTGGGGCGTCGGCGCATGgagcgccgcgccgccgcccgcgcccgtGGACTGGGAGCGGCCGGCGATGTGA